Proteins from a genomic interval of Pseudoalteromonas sp. MEBiC 03607:
- a CDS encoding PilC/PilY family type IV pilus protein: protein MKVVNFKYVFIYVCTLGFLTAANADDTELYVNYDKDLDEKSRVIFVLDTSGSMMQSANTGVKCFHPVDGYWMECPDSRIAAAKSSLIKVIDNNPDIDFGFIRFSPFGNGGFIRAKLGTEHSKLKELISDNGALGATPITETLWETYLYLTGQNVEFGALFPAELRDTTAEKGGKYISPLDSTFTKNARCNNDVHIMMISDGSPQHDNESNTAIESLHQHYFSEPATTFLDDFNGQSYLAPLAKIIHGTDDVDIDLYPKTSKVHDRGIVNTIGFGNGLTERGQKNLEETAKAGGGSYILATNPEELSKALETSFAALRKEGGAFSSPSIASNNTDQTRSRDALYNTMFYPSTSARWRGNLKKLKVSGDKIVGLGGVSALDDSGKIAPNVHTFWSADSEKPDGNDVKLGGVNAYLAKQDSIPYAQGRRAILSNLKDEILRHFSGWNAITYYGSVDKAAEAFGAKGATRQEIYDLAFWSRGVDIYDEDNDGLTTDTREDVFGDPLHSKPVTIDYGNNDVRILIGTNAGYLHMFKDQNDVLTETWAFIPRSLYKIIKPLRDNDKNTKVYGVDGPISIFFDDKNKNGVVDTRTDRVWAFFGLRRGGNEYYALDITNPNRPQIMWGGPIVGGSGDFKELAQSWSKAQVTYINLAGYKDRPVLIFGAGYDTNKDNSRRTNDSKGRGIYIVDAETGKKVWALTPSENGFQGKHSIASDIALLDSDYDGYIDRLYATDTGGDVWRVDMPTQNSRNWTHFKLASLGGTRANNDRRFFYKPTIARSVYSKVSEVVVNGKSTVTRVDTPFDAVLIGSGNRANPLSSAVNDQLFMIRDINTVTKSFTGSKVPNTITQSDLMNVSSDPFAKKLDNVDGFVKLEVELARFNGWYYNLPLQGEKSLAASTVVGGVAYFTSFAPGSTTNVVDQCSLGSGTGGLYAFHLHYGTKVYDELKFQTGNDVPDTPQLFFGESDKGESQFMLIGTGIVGQKDPFVAKGVLGPGLHTVNGKIKLLSDEVLGFKVQQTYIYKQEKYDRTQ, encoded by the coding sequence ATGAAGGTCGTTAACTTTAAATATGTATTTATATATGTTTGCACGCTTGGGTTTCTAACCGCAGCAAATGCAGATGATACTGAGCTTTATGTTAATTATGATAAAGATCTTGATGAAAAATCGCGTGTTATTTTTGTACTTGATACCTCTGGTAGCATGATGCAGTCTGCTAATACAGGTGTTAAATGTTTTCATCCAGTTGATGGTTACTGGATGGAATGCCCTGATAGCCGAATTGCAGCAGCTAAATCATCGCTCATAAAAGTAATCGATAATAACCCTGATATTGATTTTGGATTTATTCGTTTTTCTCCATTTGGAAATGGTGGTTTTATCAGAGCCAAATTGGGAACTGAGCATAGTAAATTGAAAGAACTCATTTCGGATAATGGTGCATTAGGAGCTACGCCTATTACAGAAACACTGTGGGAGACTTATCTATATTTGACAGGGCAAAATGTTGAGTTTGGTGCATTATTTCCGGCTGAGCTGCGTGATACCACTGCAGAAAAAGGTGGCAAATATATTTCTCCTTTAGATTCAACCTTCACAAAAAACGCCAGATGTAACAATGATGTTCATATTATGATGATAAGTGATGGCTCGCCTCAACATGATAATGAAAGCAATACTGCTATTGAGTCATTGCATCAACATTACTTCTCTGAGCCTGCAACAACATTTTTAGACGACTTTAATGGTCAGAGTTATTTAGCTCCGCTTGCAAAAATAATTCACGGTACAGACGATGTTGATATAGATTTGTACCCCAAAACGTCAAAGGTACATGACCGCGGTATTGTTAATACAATCGGATTTGGTAACGGCTTAACAGAGAGAGGGCAAAAAAACCTAGAAGAAACGGCCAAAGCGGGAGGCGGAAGCTATATTCTTGCTACGAATCCAGAAGAGTTATCAAAAGCTCTTGAGACTTCATTCGCAGCTTTAAGAAAGGAGGGTGGGGCTTTTTCTTCACCATCTATTGCATCGAACAATACTGATCAAACTCGTAGTCGGGATGCACTGTATAATACGATGTTTTACCCTAGCACAAGTGCTCGTTGGCGAGGTAATTTAAAAAAGCTTAAGGTATCTGGTGATAAGATAGTTGGTTTAGGTGGGGTTTCTGCTTTAGATGATAGCGGAAAAATTGCCCCTAATGTTCATACATTCTGGTCAGCTGACAGCGAAAAACCAGATGGCAATGATGTTAAACTTGGTGGGGTTAATGCTTATTTGGCTAAACAAGATAGCATACCATATGCTCAAGGCAGACGAGCAATATTATCAAACTTAAAGGATGAAATATTGCGTCATTTCAGTGGTTGGAATGCTATTACCTACTATGGAAGTGTTGATAAAGCAGCAGAAGCTTTTGGGGCCAAAGGCGCGACTAGACAAGAGATATACGATTTAGCATTTTGGTCACGTGGTGTAGATATTTATGATGAAGATAATGATGGCCTAACAACGGATACTCGTGAGGATGTCTTTGGTGATCCACTTCATTCAAAACCCGTCACTATTGATTATGGAAATAATGACGTACGTATCTTAATAGGTACGAATGCAGGCTATCTGCATATGTTTAAAGATCAAAATGATGTTTTAACTGAAACCTGGGCGTTTATTCCAAGAAGTTTATATAAAATTATCAAACCATTAAGAGACAATGATAAAAATACAAAGGTCTATGGTGTTGATGGACCTATTTCTATCTTCTTTGACGATAAAAACAAAAATGGTGTTGTAGATACACGAACAGATAGGGTTTGGGCATTTTTTGGCTTAAGACGTGGCGGAAATGAGTATTACGCTTTAGATATTACTAACCCTAATCGCCCACAAATAATGTGGGGTGGACCAATTGTCGGTGGCTCAGGTGATTTCAAAGAGTTGGCACAAAGCTGGTCAAAAGCACAAGTAACCTATATCAATTTAGCTGGATATAAAGATCGCCCTGTGCTTATCTTTGGAGCTGGCTATGATACTAATAAAGATAATAGTCGACGAACTAATGACTCTAAGGGGCGAGGAATTTACATTGTTGATGCTGAGACAGGTAAAAAAGTCTGGGCATTGACTCCTTCTGAAAATGGTTTTCAAGGTAAACACAGTATCGCATCTGATATTGCTCTTTTAGACTCTGATTACGACGGATATATAGATCGTTTGTATGCCACTGATACAGGTGGTGATGTTTGGCGAGTGGACATGCCTACGCAAAACTCACGGAACTGGACGCACTTTAAACTTGCTAGTCTTGGGGGCACTCGGGCTAACAATGACCGGCGCTTTTTTTATAAACCGACTATTGCGAGAAGTGTATATAGCAAAGTATCTGAAGTTGTTGTAAATGGTAAATCCACAGTAACTCGCGTTGATACTCCGTTTGATGCCGTATTAATTGGCAGCGGGAATAGAGCAAATCCGCTTTCATCAGCGGTGAATGATCAGTTATTTATGATCCGCGATATAAATACTGTGACTAAGTCTTTTACAGGGAGTAAAGTCCCGAACACTATCACACAATCAGATTTAATGAATGTAAGTTCAGATCCTTTTGCTAAGAAACTTGATAATGTTGATGGCTTTGTCAAGCTTGAGGTTGAATTAGCGCGCTTTAATGGTTGGTACTATAACTTGCCGCTTCAAGGTGAGAAATCATTAGCTGCGAGTACCGTTGTAGGAGGTGTTGCTTACTTTACAAGTTTTGCACCAGGCTCGACAACCAATGTTGTCGACCAGTGTAGTCTAGGTAGTGGTACTGGTGGTCTTTATGCTTTTCACCTACATTATGGAACCAAAGTATATGATGAACTTAAGTTCCAAACAGGGAATGATGTACCTGATACTCCGCAATTATTCTTTGGTGAATCGGATAAAGGTGAAAGTCAGTTTATGTTGATTGGTACCGGGATTGTTGGCCAAAAAGATCCGTTTGTTGCCAAAGGGGTATTGGGCCCTGGCTTACATACCGTAAATGGTAAAATTAAATTACTGAGTGATGAGGTTCTTGGATTTAAAGTTCAACAAACTTATATATATAAACAAGAGAAGTATGACCGAACTCAATAA
- the pilV gene encoding type IV pilus modification protein PilV, translating into MKNNSHQQGFTLIEVLIAFIILSLGLLGAIALQAKAKQASFDAMQRSAAIALGNDIIHRMRANDTATFSALYSGQFHSQTALGKVSSCYQATCSPQQIAALDKQQWVRAIQARENTGALDEARVCIKATAVSGGLPSEYNIEVIVSWRGRQEFKASAENLKTGCGSVNDRRRLVVLDSYIYLRS; encoded by the coding sequence ATGAAAAATAACTCTCATCAACAGGGCTTTACCTTAATCGAGGTGCTCATTGCATTTATTATATTGAGCCTTGGTTTATTAGGTGCTATCGCGCTTCAAGCGAAAGCAAAGCAAGCAAGTTTTGATGCTATGCAGCGCTCGGCTGCAATTGCGTTAGGGAATGATATTATCCACCGCATGAGAGCAAATGATACGGCTACTTTTTCAGCGCTATATAGTGGGCAGTTTCATAGTCAAACAGCATTAGGTAAAGTCTCTAGCTGTTATCAGGCTACATGCTCTCCACAGCAAATCGCTGCACTTGATAAACAGCAATGGGTGCGAGCAATTCAGGCACGTGAAAACACCGGAGCTCTGGATGAAGCAAGGGTGTGCATTAAAGCCACTGCAGTCTCAGGGGGCCTTCCAAGTGAGTATAATATTGAAGTGATTGTTAGTTGGCGTGGTCGACAAGAGTTTAAAGCAAGCGCAGAAAACTTAAAAACCGGATGTGGTTCAGTAAATGACCGTCGTCGCCTTGTCGTTCTTGACAGCTATATTTATTTAAGGTCGTAA
- a CDS encoding LytTR family DNA-binding domain-containing protein: MIKVLIVDDEPLARARISRLLSEHSNYTVIGDACNGEQAIEYCKQLQPDVVLLDINMPKLNGLEVAATLKQLTIPPAIVFLTAHPEHALEAFQLCADGYLVKPVSESSLNQTLSQLSKLNRTQLSDSAKSYISYQLGGVLRRVNIENVICCIAEQKYTRVVFEGGEAIIEQSLKQLERTFPLQLLRIHRNTLVNKQHIYSLNSRQPGGHTLIMNQLEEPLTVSRRELKAVKAALGN; the protein is encoded by the coding sequence ATGATAAAAGTATTAATTGTTGATGATGAACCGCTAGCTCGAGCACGTATTTCACGATTATTGTCAGAGCATAGTAATTATACAGTGATTGGTGATGCCTGTAATGGCGAACAGGCAATTGAATATTGTAAACAGTTACAGCCTGATGTCGTGCTACTCGATATTAATATGCCCAAGCTTAATGGACTGGAGGTTGCTGCGACATTAAAACAATTAACTATACCACCTGCCATCGTATTTCTTACAGCTCACCCTGAGCACGCACTAGAGGCATTCCAACTCTGTGCTGATGGTTATTTAGTAAAACCAGTTTCTGAGTCTTCGCTTAATCAAACATTATCGCAACTTAGCAAGCTTAATCGAACTCAATTAAGTGACTCTGCTAAAAGCTACATAAGTTATCAGCTCGGTGGTGTATTGCGCAGAGTAAATATTGAGAATGTGATTTGTTGCATTGCGGAACAAAAATATACTCGTGTCGTATTTGAAGGGGGCGAAGCAATCATTGAACAGAGCCTTAAACAACTCGAGCGTACTTTCCCTTTACAATTATTGCGAATACATCGTAATACCCTTGTAAATAAGCAACATATTTATAGTTTAAACAGCCGACAGCCTGGTGGGCATACTTTAATTATGAACCAACTAGAAGAGCCTTTAACTGTTAGTCGTCGGGAATTAAAAGCGGTAAAAGCTGCATTGGGTAACTAG
- a CDS encoding PilC/PilY family type IV pilus protein, with protein sequence MNIGKLISKILLGSAVIFSSMAHAEDIELYVNHNVKLDEKPRVLIVFDTSGSMAFSTSSGFNCGFSYGRYILCPDSRLGIAQDAITNLIDGNDDIDFGLMRFNGLDGGYVLAGIGSSNSFLKQTIATLPANGGTPLTETLWEAYLYITGKSLYYGAKVAEALRDNSIENKTVSGPWWNRYYTYSYISPFDNTEEVKRCDHSVNVIYMTDGDPSSGSDNEQDGTISNLYQSYFGRYLGDSDRIAGVYLHKLAQIIHGSENVKVDLFPSTSEIHETGRVYTIGFGSGMSENGKRLLSETAKLGGGKYLHANTADQLSDALKNTITQIREVNDSFTSPSVASNNVDQTRSRESIYYAMFYPKTGARWRGNLKKLKVSGDKITDKDGKPALNEDGLIDKNAKTFWLPSGEGADGSSVELGGVNAYLALQDSVPYAQGRRVILSNLKGNVLRHFSGWNAIDYYGSVEKAAEAFGVSGATRQELYDLAFWSRGVDVDDEDKDGSTSDSRNDIFGDPLHSKPVTIDYGNDDIRILIGTNAGYLHMFQDKNDVLSESWAFIPRSLYKIIKPLRDNQADTKVYGVDGPISVFFDDKNGDGVVNDSDRVWAFFGLRRGGNYYYGLDITNPNSPKLLWDEPIKGGTGDFLELGQTWSKPIVTYINLAGYEDRPVLVFGGGYDTNKDNVSRSNDSKGRGIFIVDAQTGKKIWALTPTENGFLGKHSIASDISILDSDYDGYVDRLYAADTGGDIWRVDMPSNNPNDSQKPWTHFKLASLGGALSTQDRRFFYKPMIARTMFSKVSETTFEGKTIKTRIDTPFDAVLIGSGNRAKPLSSTANDQLFMIRDINTVTKSFKGADVPDVITQADLMNVDSDPFGKAIDDVEKFTELEVTLGEFKGWYYNLPASGEKSLAASTVIGGVAYFTSFSPATATANQCSLTGGSGGLYAFHLHYGTKVYDSLKFTTSNDVPDTPQLYFGVGDSCVDGNSDGFCDDNTSEKVREQSQFLSIGPGVKGAQNPFKVQEILGPGLTIENGKIKLVSDKVPIGFGFKTQQMYIYKQEKRDLTY encoded by the coding sequence ATGAATATAGGAAAATTAATCAGCAAAATCTTGCTTGGTAGTGCTGTTATTTTCAGCTCAATGGCCCATGCTGAAGACATTGAACTGTACGTTAATCATAATGTAAAGCTCGATGAGAAACCCCGTGTTCTGATAGTTTTCGATACCTCAGGTAGTATGGCATTCTCAACAAGCTCAGGTTTTAACTGTGGTTTTTCGTATGGGCGATATATTCTTTGCCCTGATAGCCGGTTAGGTATCGCTCAAGATGCTATAACTAATTTAATTGATGGAAATGACGATATAGATTTTGGCTTAATGCGTTTTAATGGACTTGATGGGGGATATGTTCTTGCGGGTATCGGTTCTTCTAACTCTTTTCTAAAGCAAACGATTGCTACATTACCTGCTAATGGGGGGACGCCCTTAACCGAAACACTCTGGGAAGCTTATTTGTATATCACTGGGAAAAGCCTTTACTACGGTGCAAAGGTGGCTGAGGCGCTACGTGATAATTCAATTGAGAACAAAACAGTTTCAGGTCCATGGTGGAATCGTTACTATACCTATTCATACATCTCTCCCTTTGATAATACAGAAGAAGTTAAACGCTGTGACCATTCTGTAAATGTTATCTACATGACTGATGGCGATCCTAGCTCAGGTTCGGATAATGAACAAGATGGCACTATCAGTAATCTGTATCAATCATATTTTGGCCGCTATTTAGGCGACTCAGATCGTATCGCGGGTGTATACCTCCACAAGCTTGCGCAAATAATTCATGGCTCGGAAAATGTTAAAGTTGACTTATTTCCTTCGACTAGTGAGATCCATGAGACAGGCCGCGTTTATACTATCGGATTTGGTAGTGGTATGAGCGAAAACGGTAAGCGTTTACTGTCTGAGACAGCAAAGTTAGGGGGGGGGAAATACCTTCACGCAAATACTGCTGATCAGCTTTCTGATGCACTTAAAAATACGATAACTCAAATTAGGGAAGTGAACGATAGTTTTACCTCTCCTTCTGTTGCGAGTAACAATGTTGACCAAACACGTAGCAGAGAGTCGATTTATTATGCGATGTTTTATCCTAAAACAGGGGCTCGTTGGCGCGGAAATTTGAAAAAATTAAAAGTGTCTGGCGACAAAATCACTGATAAAGATGGAAAACCTGCTTTAAATGAAGATGGCCTAATTGATAAAAATGCGAAAACATTTTGGTTACCAAGTGGCGAAGGAGCAGATGGTAGCTCAGTAGAGCTCGGTGGGGTGAACGCATATTTGGCACTTCAAGATAGCGTTCCTTATGCACAGGGAAGGCGGGTTATATTATCAAATCTAAAAGGGAATGTACTACGTCATTTTTCTGGTTGGAATGCAATAGATTACTACGGTAGTGTTGAAAAGGCAGCTGAAGCATTCGGTGTTAGTGGGGCAACCAGACAAGAGTTGTATGATCTTGCTTTCTGGTCGCGTGGTGTAGATGTAGATGATGAAGATAAAGATGGATCTACCAGTGATTCGCGTAATGACATATTCGGTGATCCATTGCATTCAAAACCTGTAACGATTGATTACGGTAATGATGATATCCGAATTTTAATTGGCACTAATGCTGGGTACTTGCATATGTTCCAAGATAAAAATGATGTATTAAGCGAAAGTTGGGCATTTATACCTAGAAGTCTATATAAAATTATTAAGCCGCTACGTGATAATCAAGCAGACACAAAAGTCTATGGTGTAGACGGACCTATCTCTGTTTTCTTTGATGATAAAAATGGAGACGGTGTTGTTAATGATAGTGATCGTGTTTGGGCATTCTTTGGTTTAAGACGAGGCGGTAATTATTATTATGGCCTTGATATTACAAATCCTAATTCTCCTAAATTATTGTGGGATGAGCCTATCAAAGGGGGAACTGGTGACTTTTTAGAGCTTGGTCAAACCTGGTCAAAGCCAATCGTAACCTACATTAATTTAGCAGGTTATGAGGACCGCCCTGTATTAGTTTTTGGGGGCGGATATGACACAAATAAAGATAATGTTTCGCGCTCCAATGATAGTAAAGGGCGGGGTATATTTATTGTTGATGCGCAAACAGGTAAGAAAATTTGGGCTCTGACTCCAACTGAAAATGGCTTTTTAGGAAAGCACAGCATTGCTTCTGATATTAGCATTCTTGATTCAGATTATGATGGCTATGTAGATAGATTGTATGCAGCGGATACAGGTGGAGATATATGGCGTGTTGATATGCCCTCAAATAACCCTAATGATTCACAAAAACCATGGACGCATTTTAAATTAGCGAGCCTAGGTGGTGCTTTGTCTACTCAAGATCGTCGTTTTTTCTATAAACCAATGATTGCTCGTACAATGTTCAGCAAAGTATCAGAAACCACTTTTGAAGGGAAAACGATTAAAACGCGAATTGATACGCCATTTGACGCAGTATTAATTGGTAGCGGAAACCGCGCTAAGCCTCTTTCTTCGACAGCCAACGATCAACTTTTTATGATCCGTGATATTAATACCGTGACAAAATCATTTAAAGGTGCTGATGTACCTGACGTGATCACTCAAGCAGACTTAATGAATGTAGATTCGGATCCTTTTGGCAAAGCTATTGACGATGTCGAAAAATTCACAGAACTAGAAGTAACGCTCGGGGAGTTTAAAGGTTGGTACTATAACTTGCCGGCTTCGGGAGAAAAGTCACTAGCTGCAAGTACGGTTATTGGTGGTGTAGCTTATTTTACTAGCTTTTCTCCTGCGACAGCCACTGCAAATCAATGTTCACTGACTGGTGGGTCTGGCGGTCTTTATGCTTTTCATTTACATTATGGCACCAAAGTCTATGACAGTTTAAAATTCACAACTTCGAACGATGTTCCAGACACGCCTCAACTTTATTTTGGCGTTGGTGATAGTTGTGTCGATGGAAATAGCGATGGTTTTTGTGATGACAATACTAGCGAAAAAGTGAGAGAACAAAGCCAGTTTTTATCGATTGGACCTGGAGTTAAGGGCGCTCAAAACCCATTCAAAGTACAAGAAATCTTAGGCCCTGGGTTAACAATTGAAAACGGTAAAATAAAACTTGTTAGTGATAAAGTGCCAATTGGTTTTGGTTTTAAAACCCAACAGATGTATATTTATAAACAAGAAAAACGTGATCTAACTTACTAG
- a CDS encoding histidine kinase, which produces MSKQPNSHGLLIAALFQSRGVLAILIVSQVIAVLLAFSPLSFGDVWLRLAIFSFFLHLIFLSSLSCLYLSRSVLTKLSQAVQLSILVIVLLIFTYLYSFAVLNVFADIFEMVSKTHFIVSNLLIIFLVTVLFVQFLLMHNQKEQQTKALAKAKLDALQARIRPHFLFNSLNTAAELTHYDVVAAEQAILALAALSQAAMKSGKAILLTDEITLCQQYIALERWRYGERLTVNWQLLDKLPDIDIPCLTLQPLIENAVFYGIETAEHGEINVEMHQSDKTYTFIITNPVVKNIMNERSGNGMALDNIRERLSLFYQRKATITTTHRDGIFRVKLVLPRQKTA; this is translated from the coding sequence ATGAGCAAACAGCCAAATTCACACGGCTTGCTGATTGCGGCTCTTTTCCAATCCCGTGGTGTACTCGCCATACTTATCGTCAGTCAAGTTATTGCTGTTTTATTGGCGTTTTCACCGTTAAGTTTTGGTGATGTATGGTTGCGTCTGGCCATTTTTAGTTTCTTTTTGCACCTTATTTTCTTATCTAGTCTTTCTTGTCTTTATCTATCACGGTCTGTGCTTACTAAATTATCTCAGGCAGTACAGTTATCTATCTTAGTAATTGTTTTACTGATTTTTACATACTTGTATAGCTTTGCAGTACTTAACGTATTCGCAGATATCTTTGAAATGGTATCTAAGACGCACTTTATCGTGAGTAACCTACTGATAATCTTTTTGGTTACAGTGCTTTTTGTTCAATTTTTGCTGATGCATAATCAAAAGGAGCAGCAAACAAAAGCTCTGGCTAAAGCCAAATTAGATGCGCTTCAAGCCCGCATTCGTCCTCATTTCCTATTTAATAGTTTGAATACTGCTGCTGAGCTAACCCACTATGATGTGGTGGCGGCAGAACAAGCTATTCTTGCATTAGCTGCACTCTCTCAGGCTGCTATGAAAAGTGGTAAAGCTATTTTACTTACCGATGAAATAACACTATGTCAACAATATATAGCACTAGAGCGTTGGCGTTACGGAGAACGGCTAACAGTAAACTGGCAGTTACTTGATAAACTACCTGATATCGATATCCCATGTTTGACTCTCCAACCTCTTATTGAGAATGCAGTATTTTATGGGATCGAGACAGCAGAGCACGGTGAAATAAATGTCGAAATGCACCAGTCTGATAAAACATACACATTCATTATTACTAACCCAGTAGTGAAGAACATCATGAATGAAAGGTCGGGTAATGGTATGGCACTTGATAATATTCGTGAACGCTTATCACTGTTTTATCAACGAAAGGCAACAATAACAACCACTCATCGCGATGGAATATTTAGGGTAAAACTTGTATTACCAAGGCAGAAAACAGCATGA
- a CDS encoding PilW family protein: MNKYKGFTLIEMMVALFIGGIVLGGVMFTYVSMKATTKDTMMIGELQETGRLALNILQRDIEQVGFWGTFYEDSFSAANTKLSLVANPSPDCSAGLNNGSFPDLASSTNFRSIYAVQAAGSSALGCIRDAAANTDVLQLKFLEGFQNEPKYTSNNSYYFVAEQEFALFTRGPVNAATINVNATVWRYRHNVYYVSKETIYINKKRVVIPVLKRKRLTPGNGMYTETVMEGVENMRFVFGLDTTNDSRVDTYKSINQMTATDWENRRGILTVQVFLLARSLMPDGDLQIKNQTYELGEGASGRTLTFNDKYRRAIFTTTIRLNNVGANLWRI; this comes from the coding sequence ATGAATAAGTATAAAGGTTTTACATTAATTGAAATGATGGTTGCCTTATTCATAGGTGGTATTGTTTTAGGTGGTGTAATGTTTACTTATGTAAGTATGAAAGCCACAACTAAAGACACGATGATGATTGGCGAGCTGCAAGAAACTGGCAGATTAGCCCTCAATATACTACAGCGGGATATTGAGCAAGTTGGTTTTTGGGGCACTTTTTACGAGGATTCCTTTTCTGCTGCTAATACGAAACTTAGTCTAGTTGCAAATCCAAGTCCTGACTGCTCTGCTGGTTTAAATAACGGTAGTTTCCCTGACCTAGCTTCTAGTACTAATTTTCGTTCAATTTATGCAGTGCAGGCTGCAGGCTCCTCCGCGCTGGGCTGTATTCGTGACGCTGCAGCAAATACGGATGTATTACAATTAAAGTTTTTAGAAGGATTTCAAAATGAGCCTAAGTACACAAGCAATAATTCTTATTATTTTGTTGCAGAGCAAGAATTTGCATTGTTTACTCGTGGACCTGTGAATGCAGCAACAATAAATGTCAACGCAACGGTGTGGCGCTACCGCCATAATGTTTATTATGTTTCTAAAGAAACTATTTATATCAATAAAAAACGTGTTGTTATTCCTGTTCTGAAACGAAAACGACTGACCCCAGGAAACGGTATGTATACAGAAACTGTTATGGAGGGAGTTGAAAATATGCGGTTTGTTTTTGGCTTAGACACCACTAATGATAGTCGAGTTGATACCTATAAAAGTATTAATCAAATGACGGCTACTGATTGGGAGAATAGGCGTGGAATTTTGACAGTACAAGTATTTTTACTTGCTAGATCTCTGATGCCAGATGGCGACTTACAAATTAAAAATCAAACCTATGAGTTAGGAGAAGGGGCTAGTGGTAGAACACTTACATTCAATGATAAATATCGACGCGCAATTTTTACAACAACCATTAGATTAAACAATGTAGGAGCAAATTTGTGGCGCATTTAA
- a CDS encoding pilus assembly PilX N-terminal domain-containing protein, with protein sequence MAHLNPPKKQQGIVLILALIMVVAVTGIAVTLMNSSSIDAKITAAVQEREVAENEVMGTVLKVIANQAAAGRNSAFFKKPEQIPEAGFDLGAIGDSTNKMINLNNGELDLPCPRKYNFTSGVSCNMVEVNTTITYGKKSIHTLTVKTGVAQEMASLNTGG encoded by the coding sequence GTGGCGCATTTAAACCCTCCTAAAAAGCAACAGGGCATAGTATTGATCCTTGCTCTAATTATGGTTGTTGCAGTAACAGGGATTGCTGTAACTTTAATGAATAGCAGTAGTATTGATGCAAAAATAACAGCCGCGGTACAAGAGCGTGAAGTTGCTGAAAATGAAGTTATGGGTACAGTGCTGAAGGTGATTGCAAATCAAGCTGCTGCTGGAAGAAATAGTGCTTTTTTTAAAAAGCCTGAGCAAATACCTGAGGCTGGCTTCGATTTGGGCGCTATCGGTGACTCCACAAATAAAATGATTAATTTAAATAATGGCGAATTGGATTTGCCATGTCCTCGCAAGTACAACTTCACCTCTGGTGTGTCATGCAACATGGTCGAAGTTAATACCACAATTACCTATGGTAAAAAAAGTATTCATACATTAACTGTTAAAACGGGCGTTGCTCAAGAAATGGCAAGTTTAAACACGGGTGGCTAG